CAAAAGCACCCGATAATTGGTTCAATTTCTATAGTTTCTGGGAACCCGACACAACGGGAACTTTGGAGGGAGAAAAATGAAGTCAGTCGTATTCGGTTCGACCCCGTTGACAGTTGAGGACATCGTCGGTGTAGCGCAAGGGCGTTTTACGCCGAAGCTCAATGTCGACCCATCGTTTCGCAAAGAGATCGATCATAGCCGAAGAAAGTTTGAGGGGTTGGTTGGTCAAGACGCACGAGTTTACGGCGTCACCACAGGGTTTGGCGAAAACATACGCATGACTATTGGTTCGTCCGAGGCGTCAAATCTCGCCCAAAATCTAATTCGCTTTCATGGCTGTGGAACCGGAGATATCTTCGGTGAGCACGAAGCTGCAGCGATTACAGCCTGTCGGCTGCAGTCTCTATGCTCGCCTTATTCTGCTGTGCGTTGGGAGCTTCTGGAGCAAGTACTTTGGATGCTTCAGAACCGAGTGCTTCCAGCAATTCCCGTGGAAGGCTCTGTTGGGGCAAGTGGCGATCTCACACCACTTTCTTACCTTGCAGCCAGTGTTGCTGGCACCCGAGAGGTCCTTTGGAAGTCTGCACTGCATCCGACCGAAGAGGTCTTTGCTGAGTTGGGGCGCACTCCGCTCGATATCGGCCCTAAAGAAAGTCTCGCGATTATGAACGGCACCAGCGCCATGACGGGCGTCGCCACATTGGTGATCCACCGAGCGCGGCGACTCAGCGAATTGGCTGCATATTTGTCGGCCGTTCTCAGTGATGTCACCGACGCGAACTCGGCGCACTTTGATCCTAGACTGCATTCTAGCAAGCCACATGCTGGCCAGATTTTGGCGGCAGAGCGCATGGCAAGATGGCTGTGCTACGATCCCGGCCGTCATGTCGATCCCGAACAGCTGCAAAGCGTCTATTCGATTCGCTGCGCGCCACACGTCATTGGCGTGCTTTCAGACACGCTCAAGCCGGCAACTCTCTGGGTTGAAACCGAATTGAATGGCTCAAGCGATAATCCATTGTTTGACGCGGAAATGGGAGTCGTTCTTCACGGCGGAAATTTCTATGGAGGGCATGTAGCAATGGCGATGGATATGTTGAAGACGAGCATTGCCAGCGTGGCCGATCTCATGGATCGGCAAATGCAGTTGCTTTGTGGACCAGTCGTGGCCAACGGATCGCATCTTCCTCGCAACCTGGTGCCGCCGGATCATCATGAAGGCGGAGACGCACGCCATGGATTCAAAGCCATGTCGATTGCGACTTCTGCGTTGGCGGCTGAAGCCTTGAAGTTGACGATGCCTGCGACGGCGTTTAGCCGCAGCACAGAAAGCCATAATCAGGACAAAGTCAGTATGGGCACCATTGCTGCACGCGATGCGTCAAGGGTGATGCAGCTGACAGAACGAGTCGCTGCCATTCTGATTATCGCGCTCGCCCAAGCGGTTGACCTGAGACCGCCAGCAGCCACCCAGAAAGCATCCCGAGCCTTCCGTGATTTAATCCGTGAGGATATCGACTTCGCCGACAACGATCGCCGCTTCGACGGTGATATTCGCACCGTCGTCGGTCGGTTGGAAGCCTCCCTTGTCGAAGACTTGCGCAGGCTCGAAAGATGACAACTCGAACACCCATTTATGTTCACTTCGAGGTACCTTTTCATGATGTCGACCGCGCCAATATCGTCTGGCATGGTCACTATCTAAGGTACTTTGAGTTCGCAAGAACGGCGCTCATGCGTGCGCATCGTTTAGATGTCGATGATTTCATCGATTTAGGACTCGGACTCGTTGTTTCAGAATCGAGATGTCGCCATGTGTCACCCGCACGATATGCGGACGTCCTGCGAATTGAGGCTCGCTTTGAAGCAGTGACTCACCAGATTGTTGTCGGGTATTTGATTGTGAATGAAACAAGTGGGAAAGTAGTCGCTCGCGGACGTACAAGTATGGTTTGTGTCAATTTTGATTTGGACCTCCTGCCAAAAGTGCCTGCTGAAATCCTTGATCGAATTGGTAAGTTGCCATGAGAATAGTACTAATCTTTTTGTGTGCGTGGTTGTGTTGGACACCTTCGCTTGGTGCGCAAGGTGCTCCTGATGAGGCCACCCCTTCAGCAGAATTTCTCTTAAAGACATTGCGGTCGAAACAGGTGATTCGAGTTGAATTTCAGGAAGAAGTTCGCCTGCCTTTCCTTAAACAACCGTTGAAATCGAGTGGGTATCTGGTTATCCATCCTGATAAAGGATTCATTCGTAAGGTCCTCTCACCAGCCGAGTCCGCGGCCGCATTTGATGGCAACCGAATTACCGTAACAGACGCGTCTGGGACTTTTTCGGTCGACAAGGAAACTGCCCCACAGGTGGTGTCTGCGATGTTGTTGTGGAGAACTCTCGTCACTGAGTCCGAACCCTTAGATAGGAATTACGACGTCTCGGTCAAAACGAACGATGGGGAGTGGTCGGTCACCTTAAAGAGCCGAGACAAAGGTGCGATTTTTGAAAAGTGCGTCATTCGAGGCAAAGACAACGTCGTTATGACGCTAGACCTGGACGAATCGGATGAGGTCAAGCGATTCATTCGTTTTGGAGTGCCTCAACCTGCGTCCAAATTGTCCAACGAAGAATCCGCGATGTTGGAGAGTCTGTGAGGGGTTTTGTCGGGGCACTCTTCGTCATCATCCTTGGTGGTCTTTTGACGTTTGTTTTCACGCAAAGACAGCCCCGCTTCCCGTCAGATATCGTGGAGTTTTTGCCGGTCGGAGATGACTCGTCCAGTGCAGCTAAAGAGCTTGCGCGATCTGGATTGTCACAGAGAGTCGTCCTTTTGATCGAGGGTGTTCCCCATGAACAACGCCGAGAGTTTGTTGGTAAGTTCGTTGAAGATATGAAGGGTTCGGGACTTTTTCGTGAGGTTTCAGGCGGCCCTCCAAACACCATGTCGCAAGTTCATGACGTGTACTTTCCCCATCGCTATAGTCACCTCGCTTCCACTTCCGAGGAGTTGGAGCAGCTCAATACAGCCGCTGCAATGCAGGACAAGGCCGAAAGCTTTTTGGCGGCTCTCAATGGTCGCTATTCGATGTTCTTGCAACGAGCTGGCCCAAAGGATCCACTCCTCGCTTACATAGGTATGGTGGAGCGCCTATCAACCCTCATGCGTCCAACGATGCACGTTGTTGATGGATTCTATCAAACCTCGTCGGGCGAATCCGTCATCTTTGCAGAGCTCAGTGTCTCCCCGTTTGATTCTAAATCGGCGGTTCAAGTCCATGACTTCATTCACACGAGTTTCGACCAACACAATGTTTTCGAAGCTAAGTTGATGATCAGCGGCGTTTATCGATACACAAAGTCGATTTCAACGACCATTAAGAATGATATTCAGCGAATCACCGTCGTGAGCCTGTTCGGGATCCTCTTCATTTTCGGATTTGGGTTTGGTAAGCTTCGGTTTGCGTTGCTTCCGATTCTTTCGATTGGCGTGGGTGTTCTGGCCGCCATACTTTTTACGTCAATTGTGCTCAGTGAAATTCATCTGATTGCGTTGGCTTTTGGAGCCTCACTAATAGGAGTTTGTGTCGACTTTTCGATTCACTTCTTGAATCTTTCGACGCACTCAAAGAGGTCGGTTTGGCCACCAATTTGGCTCGGTGCCCTCACAACAATTGGGGGATTTTCTGTGCTCTTGACATCGACGGTTCCCGCACTCAAGCAAATCGCTGTGTTCTCAACCATTGGGGTCGTGACCTCGGTTGGAACCACGTGGCTACTCGCTCGCCACTTCTTCTTGACGGAAAAGGCACCACGTCATCAACGAGCCGTCGTGGCAGTGAATCAAATGTTCGATCTTCTGCGTACCAGACCCCTTTGGGCGCTGAGCCTTGGAGTCCCGACACTTTTGATTCCGATGCTGGGCTTGCCTTCGCTACACATCGAAAAGGACATGAGGTCGCTTCGTGACCCTTTGCCGGCACTAAGAATCGAAGATGAATTGGTACAAGCCAAGATCTCAGGAGAGAGAAGCTCAAGTGTGATCATTGTGCGGGGCAACGATGCCCAAACCGCACTTGATCGAAACGACAGCCTCGCAGTTCAATTGGAACACGCTATCGCGAACCGAGAGCTTGAAGGTTACTCGTCGATGCACCACCTTCTGTGGTCAGGGAAAACCCAGGCCATGAATCGTGAATTTCTCCAAGAGAATAGAAATTCGCTATTGAGCAAAATGTCCAAGGCCTATGACGAGGCTGGGGTGGACTCAGCCACTCTTGAGCCAATCAAGGAACAGAATTTTTTTGCTCCGAAGGAGTTTCTAACGCTGAGTGACCTCAGAGGGAGCGCCCTGTCGTCGTTGGTCGACCTCTTTGATGCCAGAAAGGATGGGACCGTGCTTCTGACGTTTTTGGAACGTGTGGATAAGCCTCAAGCGCTTGCCGACCGTGTTGCTGCCGTACCAGGTGCGTTCATGTTTAACCAAGAGGATTCGTTGAATTCAGCGTGGCAGGAACTCGGTCACGAAATCACTCGGGCCGCCTTGTACGGACTAGCTTTGATCGCGTTCATTGTCGTCCTTGGGTTCCGAAAGGTTAGGTCGATATTGGTAGCCATGGTGCCACCCTTTGCGGGATGTTTCGCGAGCCTCGGGGTGTTTGGACTAATGGAAGTACCTGTCGGTCCCATCCATGGTCTGGGGCTCATGTTGGTGATTGCATTGGCGGCTGACTATGGAGTGATGTTGGCTTCCCACCACCGTGACATCGGGCCTGCGGCGCTGAGTATCTTCATGGCCTATGGCTCGACGATGTTTTCGTTCGGGGCACTGGGGTTATCAGAACATCCACTTCTAAGGAGTTTTGGACTCACTATTGCTATGGGTGCAACATTTGCGCTGCTCTTGTTGCCATTTTCAGCAGTCCTACTCCAACGCAAGAAAGATACCGTATGCGAATCGTAGCAATAACTATTCTATTTCTCGTTGGAGCGGGGTGTGCAGGAACGGAGAAGAAAAATTCGCCTGAAGCCAATCTTTCACTCGTTGCCGTGTCACCGGATATCGCTCCCTTTTTCATCCGCCAAAGGGTCGAGATCTCATATGGCGAGGACACCCATCTACTTGACGCCGTGATTGAGTTCGACGGAACCACTGTGCGAACTGTTTTTCTGGACCCCGCTTCACGCCCCGCCATTGTCATGGAGCAGGCGGGGAACGAATTCAAAGCGTTCGGACCACAAGTAGACGCACTCCCTTTCGACCCCCGATGGATTATGCAGGTCATCGGATCGGCGCTTTTAATGAGCCCACTCCATCAATTGGAATTCGAACAGGAAGTGAGGCCTTCCGCTCTTGGCGTCGTGCGAGACACCGCTGTTGACGGGCGCCTTACAACTCGATTCGTTGAGAGTCACCATACGCAGATCGAGTACTCTTGGGACGGACACGCATGCCCAACCTCAATCAAAATCGAAAACAGTAAACAGCTCTATTCGTTGAATATTACTACTTTGCAGTGTGGAGAAGACTTAAATGAGTGACTTACCAGTTGTAGTCATCGGTAGTGGGCCTGGAGGTGTAGTTTGTGCTGCGGCACTCAAGCAGATGGGCATCGACGTAGTTATCATCGAACGAGGCAGGTTCCCACGATTTACGATTGGAGAATCGCTTCTACCCATAACCATGTCTCATCTGAAGGAAGTGGGTCTTTTGGAGGCGGTTGAAAGTGCCGGGTTTCAAAAAAAAGAGGGTGCGGTTTTCGCGAATGACACCTGTTCAACGAGAATCGACTTTTCAAAGTCTTGGAATCCAAGCGCTCCACATGCGTACAGTCTTCAACGTGCGCACTTTGACCACCTACTGGCCCAGCAGGCCGAAAGGCGTGGAATCGAAATTCAATGGAATTCGACGATTGAATCCGCCGAATACAACGGCATTCAATGGACACTCCGAGTTCGAGGGCCCGCGGGGCCATATACGGTTCTAGCAAGCTTTGTGGTCGACTCCTCCGGCAGCGATATCCTGCAGCAAAGACCCACCGCGTCTTCAACAGACAATCCCGTTTTCTCCGCAGTCTTCTGCCATATGAAAGATCCCAATCGACCCGCTGGATTTGAGGAAGGTGCCACTTGGATTCTCTCGAATGATTCAACTACTTGGGGTTGGATGATTCCGTTTAGCGACGGAACCTGTTCTGTGGGATTTGTAGGCCCAGACGCCGAAGTACGAGGCATCGCGGAAACCGATACTGAGCGCTTCTACACCCACCTACATGCATATTCGGCCTCAAGTCAGCGCTTTTCCAACTGCGAAGAGGTGCGTATCAAACCGACATCAGTAACCAATTTTAGACGAGAGTTCGTCAAGCCCTCGGGGCCAGGATATTGTTTGGTAGGCAACAGCTTGGGGTTCCTCGACCCGATCTTTTCATCGGGCCTTGCGATTGCAACGGAGTCCGGGCTCCGTGCGGCCAAAGTAATACACCACACTCGAGAAAATCCGGATTTCAGCTGGAGTCAAAACTACGACAAGCCGTTGTCTCGTGGCCTACGTGTTATGTCAGACTGCGTTAGTGCCTGGTATGATGGAGTACTGCGAGACCTGATCTACTCAAACACGACCAACAGATACTCAGCTCATTTTGAAAAACGTATCACGGGCCTCCTCGCCGGAGGGGTTTGGGACGAAACAAATTCTCTCACCGAAGACACCGCTTGGAACCTGCGATTTCTCCAACAGAGAATTCAAAAGAAGGAGGTTTCACAGCGCCCAGAGGAATGAGTGCGTGGGCTTTCTCGGGGTTGTTTCCCCGTTTTGATCCTGAGTGGAGTATCTCTGCCGAATCTCTTTGGGGTAGATGACTACCAATCTTCATCTTGAGTTAGAGAGATTGTTTCTTGGGGGAAGATCTTACGAAAGAGCTGATCGCCTATATTTTGAGCGGGCAACGCCCCAGCCGTGTCTGGCTACAATTTGGCTGGCACACGCCGTGCAATCTCCAGAAAACGTCCGCAGACGACTTCAAATGGAGATGAATGATGAAAGCGACCAAAACACTGATGTTCCCCCTCTTGCTAACCGTGGCTGCCTGTGGCTACAGCGACGAAGCTCTCTACGGCGACACCTACGAAGGAGCTCCTGTAGAAAGGGCCAACGACCACGAAGACCACGGCGTAAATCCCTGGATTGAAACCTCAGAGGAGGCCACCTCGAGCTTCTCTATGGACGTCAACACAGCCTCCTACACCATGGCACGCCGCGCGATTCTAGAAGACGGGCTGCCAGTTGCGGAGAGTGTTCGCACCGAGGAATTCCTGAACTATTTTCGATTCGAGTACCCTCAACCCACCGATTCTACCTTCGCCATCAACATGGAGGTCGCGCCTAGCTACTTTGGGAGCACCGCTGAAGAACAAAAACACCTATTGAGAATTGGTGTGCGCGGAAAGAGCATCCCGCTCGACGAGATGCGACCCGCCAATATCGTACTTCTTATCGACGTCTCAGGCTCCATGGCCTCCGCGGATAGACTCGGTTTGGTCAAAGAGTCCATCAACGGACTCTTGGAGCACCTTCGGCCTACCGACACCATCGCGATCCAAACCTACGCGAGCGGCTCAACGACCGTGCTTGAGCCTACCGCCGTGGCAGAACGCGGCACGATTCAGGCCGCAGTGGATAACCTCCATGCCGGAGGTGGAACAAATGGCGAAGGTGGCATCGTCGCGGCCTACGACCTGGCCGACAAAGGCTATCTGGAAGAAGGCATCAATCGCGTCATGATCTTCACGGACGGCGACTTCAACATTGGAAAAACCGGCGACGACTTAGTCGAGCTCGTAAAAAGCTATCGCGACCGGCAAATCTTTCTCTCCACCGTGGGCTTCGGCAATGGCGGCTACGGTGACCGCACCATGGAGCAGCTCGCCCGATACGCACAAGGCACCTACTTCTACATAGACTCTTCGCCTGAAGCACAACGAATCTTCGGCACCGAGCTACCCTCGACGCTCGAGGTCATCGCACAAGACGCACGTATCCAGGTGGAGTTTTCCGAGGACGCCGTGCTTCGCTACCGCCTCATCGGATATGAAAAACGCGTCATGAGCAATGAGGACTTCGACAAAGAAGAAACCGATGCCGCTGAGATTGGGCCGGACCACACCGTTACCGCCCTCTACGAGATGGTGCTCAACCCCGAGGCCGACACCTCAAGCCTGCTCTCCACCGTACGGATCCGTCATCGCGAAGGCTTCGATGAAGCCACGATTCTCACCGAGACATTCATCAAACGCTCGCAAATCTTGGCGAGTTTCGACGAGGCGAGCAAGGCCACCAGGTTTGCCGCATCGGTGGTGCACTTTGCAGAAATCTTGCGGAGCGTCAGCCGAGATCTCCGGTTCGACGAAATCGTAGAAATCGCGGATGCCGCGCGTTACACCGACAATGACGACCAGGAGGAGTTCGTCGACCTGGTTCGCAAAGTTAAGAGTCGCTACAACGACTGATCTAGCCTCCTTCTATCTCCTTGAGCAGTTCTTCCAAAAGTGCTGATCCTGCCCAGTTCTTTTGGACTCGCCCATCCGCCCCAACCAGCACAATCGTGGGATAGGAATTGATTCGGAATGCCTCAGAGACCTCCTCATTGCCCTGGAGAATCATATAACGAAGCCCCCGGCTCGCGGCGTAATCTTGGAGTTCTTTGGTGCTATCGTAGTCCAAGGCAATCGCGGCGATATTGACACCAGTGTCCATGGCCGAGAGCTCCCTCATGATGCGATGTTGGTCGGCACAAGGGCCGCAACATGGCGCCCAGAGCATCAGAAGGGCAGGCTTACCCTGTAGCTCATCGCTGCTGCGCACCGTGCCGCTCAGGTCAGCCAACTCAAAACTCGGAATCGGTTCTCCCGGTTGGATCAGGTGGTCAGTCGGGTAGACCGGCCGTTCCCCAGGTTCATCCACAATGCACCGACAATCGGCCTCGCCCGGCAAGAGGCCGGGCATTCCGTCAGCATAGCCGGCACCAAAACAGCATCGCTCACACGCAGTGATATCTTCTAGATTGGCGCATTCCGCAACCTCTTCGAGCTCCATTTCACTTAGCCCAAAGCCTATCAGTCCGACAATCCCGAGGGCCGCCGCCAGAATCCCGCCAACGACCAATGCGATGCAGCCTACGGCCAAGAGTGGGCCTTTTTGAATAGATTTTGACCCCAAGACTTCCTCCAGAAAAACGTGTTGCTGACGTCCTCTAGGCTGGTCTATCGCGCGTTCAATTTCAAGCAGAATGGACTTCTTGGTCGTGGTCAGTTTCCAAAGGCTATCGGTTCAACGAAGAAACTGTTAAATAAATCCCCGTTCTTTAGGTCTAAGGCACACAATTTCCGGCCACGCGCGAAGTGGTCCAAAAACTTTTGATATTGGAGAGGTCATGAGCAAGTTGAAGATGGTGTTGGGTGGTTTGGCTCTTTTTGGCCTGGCAGCGTGTGCAGGGATGCAGATGCCGGCGGGCGGTGTCTGGGGCCCCGGCTACCAGGACGAAGGCGGCTCAAGCTCCGCCGGCTCAGGCGTTGCCGTTCCTGGGCCGAACGCACAAGCCATGTCATACGGTGAGTTCGAGCAGCTCAAGGTTTATGTGGAAGAGGCGACCATGTCTAACCAGAAGATCGACGTGATCGTGAATGCCTCTCAGAGCGCCTATTTCTCTGCGGCACAGGTCGGTGAACTGGTCGTCATGTTGGACATGAAGAACGACCGCGTTCGCGTCGTGGAGGCCGTTGCTGAGCGTATTTTGGACCTCAACAACCCGAATCCGATCGTCACCAAACTCACCTTTGCAGACGAGAAGTCCGACGTTCAAAACATCATGTCGGAGGCTCTGGCGGCGCGTCAGGCAGAAGAGGCGCGTCTTGCAGAAGAGGCGCGTGTTGCAGAGCAAAGACGTGCGGAAGAAGAGGCCCAGCGGGCCGAAGAAGCTCGTATTGCTGAGCAAGAGCGTCAGCAGCAGGCAGCCCAGCAACCGGACAACTCGGGATCAAGCTCGACTTCCTCAAGTTCGTCCAGTTCGTCTAGTTCCAGTTCGTCCTCAGCCTACTGTTGTCTCGGCGACAAGTATAACGAGTGTGATAGTGGGGCGGCTGCCGGCGCTTGTATGGGTTTTGGAAAGTGTATCTTCGATTGTATGGTCGCGGGTGGGTCGAGCTGCGATAGCAAGTGTGCGGACGAGTACCCGCTCATTCAGCAATGTCGTGCGGTTGCTGCAAATGACCATATGTGTCGGAACTGAGGATACTCGCGTCCTCGTCTAGCCCGTTCGCCATATCCTCATTCTTCGGATTTGGCGGCTGCACCACCACCGGGATCACCACATTGGTAGGGAGTTGAGGCACGGCCGGGTTCGGCAATGACTCAAATTTGATCTCGGTCTTGTGCTCAATAAGTTGAGCCGCAGCGCCTCGGCGCACAATCACTCTCACACGTTTTGATTCACCGGCGGCGAGTTTAACTTGCCCTTCGGAAAGCTGGCGATTGTCCGCGAAAAGGCTGACCCTCAAGTCTTGTGTGGACCCAATGCTGACGCGGTAGACGATGGCCTGTTCACTCTCATTTTTGAGCGTGATGGTGGCACTTCGGCTTCCGTCTTCGAGCGTGATTTGCTGGGGCAAAATGCTGACTTCTTGTGCGGCGGCCGTGCCTGCAACAAGGAGTGAAATCATGGCGAACAATGTAATCTTGAGGGTAGACATCTTTGCCTCCTGGGTCCGAGTCATCTACTCCTTAGTATTAGAGCAATCGGCGTGCCATGCCGCGGAGCCAGGCGATCCGTGAGGGGTTGAGTGCGACCCGGAATTGAGTGCCGGCAAATTTTGCCGAGTCGGAAAAAACAGTCTAGAGGGCTCTGTCCTCGTAGGATGAACGTTGGAAAGAGCAGAAAAATAAGTTCTGATCTCAGAGGTTCTTAAAAAACTAAGGTTGTGTTTTACTTCTACGCGACGCATCTAACGCGGGCAGAGCCCGCGTTGACAGGTGAAAGGAACGGCATGTCCGACGAAAAGGAAAATGAGTTTCAGCGAAGCGCGGCCGAAGGAAGCGGACGATATCTAGTTCGCAACCTCCAAACCCTTGAGCTTCCAGCGCTCAAGCCTCGGCAAGGCGCCCCAAATTTCGTCTTCAAGGACCCCCTTTCCTACAAAGTTCGAGAACTCGCCGAGAGCGTAGCCCCAACGAACTCCACCGTGCTCCTCACTGGCGAATCGGGTGTAGGCAAGGAGATTTTCGCGCGTTTTATTCACTACGCCTCCAAGCGCTCCCACAAGCCCTTCGAAGCAGTAAACTGCGCGGCTCTCGCCCCAAGCCTGCTCGAGAGCGAGCTCTTCGGCCATGAAAAAGGCGCATTCAGTGGCGCCGTAGCCCAGCATATAGGCGTGTTCGAACGCGCAAACTCCGGCACCCTCTTGCTCGATGAAGTCTCCGAAATGCCGGTCGAATTACAGGCCAAACTCCTGCGTGTGATTCAAGAGAGGGAAGTATCCCGAGTCGGTGGCACCGAAACCATTCCCGTGGATATTCGTATCATCGCCACTACGAATCGCGACCTCGAGCAATGTGTACGAGACGGCGAGTTTCGTCAGGATCTCTACTACCGGCTGAACGTCTTTCCGCTAAAGATTCCCGCGCTACGCGAGCGGCCCAAAGACATCGCTTCACTCGCTAAATATTACGTCGGGCACCTCTGCGAGAGCCTCGATGTGCAAGGAAAATCCTTGTCCGAAGCCGCGTTGAAACGCCTTGAGGGGTACGATTATCCAGGCAATATTCGCGAGCTCATCAACGTGCTCGAACGCGCCGTGATTCTTAGCCGTGACGCGCGTGTCTTGGACCCTGAGCACATTCATTTTGGTGCCGTAAGTGCCCAGCCCGACGAGTCCGACTTCGGTTTGGACGAGGACACCGAAGCCGATGACTTCGAACTCCGGTTTAAGGCAGGGGACGACCAGCTTACGGATATTCGGCGAAAGGTCATACTTGCAACGCTCGAGCGTTATGGCGGAAATCAGACGCTGACCGCACAGAAGCTCGGTGTGAGCGTGCGGACCATTCATAATAAGCTCAAGAACTACGACCCGTAGAGCATGCTCGTGATTTGGAAGATTATCAAAGAGACGGTCAAGGCGTGGCTTGACGACGACGCCCCCACCTACGCAGCCGCTGTAGCCTTCTACGCCATGATTTCCCTGGCACCCTTGCTCACTATCGTGGTCAAACTCGTCAGTATCTTCTTCAGCGAAGACCTGGCTCAGCAACAACTTCTGGCCGAGGTAGAACGTTTCGCAGGGGTGCACGCAGCCGGAGTCATCGAATCCATCCTGGGCTCCATGACCATGGGAAGCTCAGGAACCCTCGCCACCATCATCAGCGTGGGCGTGGTCATCTTCGGTGCCACGGGCGTCTTTGCGCAGCTGCACACCGCTTTCAACCGAATCTGGGGCCTCGAGAAAGAGCCCGGAGGCATCAAGGGGTTTTTGCGGGTGCGTCTTCGCTCGCTCGGCATGGTGATGGGGGCGGGCGGACTGCTCATGCTCTCAATCCTGGCCTCCACCCTGATCAGTATCTTCACACCGCTGCTCGCGGGGCTCGTGGGTACAAAATTTGTGTGGCAAAGCCTCAATTTCGGCCTCTCGTTTGCGGTACTCACGATCCTTTTTGCCATGGTCTATCGCTACCTTCCGAGCACCACCATCGCCTGGAAAGATGTCTGGACCGGTGGGCTCGTGACCTCGGCCTTGTTTCTTGCGGGTAAGACGCTGATCGGGCTTTATCTGAGCACCAGTGCGCCCGGGTCCGCGTATGGAGCGGCAGGAAGCCTTGTGGCCTTCCTGGTCTGGATCTTTTACTCAGCGCAAGTTGTCCTCTTTGGCGCCGAGTTCACACAGGTCTGGGCCCAGCTCAAGGGCAGAGAGATTCTTCGCAAAGGTCTACAATTCAACGGGAATGACGATAGTTGAGATTTCCGCTGGAATAAGCGGCGCGCGTGCCCACGTTTCATCATGCACTTGGACGTGAAAAGGAGGTGCATGGATGAGACGCTCGAACAGAAAACCTTTGCTACTAGCCGCGCTTTTAGCTTCGTCGCCAGCGCTGGATTTTAGCGAGAACGACGGACTGAGTGTACGCGCCAATTTCCCAGACAAAGCACGCGTCAATGATGCTGGCCATCTCTTGACTGATGAAGACTTCAGAGTCGAGCTTGAGCGCGTGGAATTTGATGCAGAGAGCATCGACTTGCAGGCGAGAAACGAAGAAGACCTCGAGAGGATTCTGACCGTCCCGAATTTTGGGCCCGATCAGACCGAACTCGTGATCAGGGGGGCCAAAGTACATGGCCGAATCTTCGATAACCGTGGCACGGGAAGGGTGCCTGACGCGGGTCTCGGTATCTCGGGCCAACTCCCAGTAGAAGTCGTGGTGCAGAGGGGGACAGACAGCGCCACACCGCTAAATGTGCGCTTTGAGGTCCCCACATTTTTCTTTGAGGGCGTAGACTGGTCTAAGCCAGTCTAAGTACACGCGGGCTCTGTCCGCGTGGGTTGGATTGTGTATCCCAGTCCACAACCTCATCTTTTTAGTCACATCTTGATACCGCTATGTTTCTTAGAAGCTTTGAGAACCCCAATTCTTCTGCGATCAACCTACGAGGAAAGGGCCTTCTGTGACTTGGGTCTGACGGTCCAAACCAGGGCTAAGACTAGGAAGTAGAGCCCCACGGCGGCCGCCATCGGGTAGAGCTGGTAGGCGGGATAATAGAAGCCGAAGAAACCGGCGGCATAGATGGGGAAGGACGCCACAAGAATTCGCCAATCGTCGGTCACCATGCCAACCGCACTGGCGATGAACCCCCACAAGAATATCTC
This Microvenator marinus DNA region includes the following protein-coding sequences:
- a CDS encoding NAD(P)/FAD-dependent oxidoreductase; its protein translation is MSDLPVVVIGSGPGGVVCAAALKQMGIDVVIIERGRFPRFTIGESLLPITMSHLKEVGLLEAVESAGFQKKEGAVFANDTCSTRIDFSKSWNPSAPHAYSLQRAHFDHLLAQQAERRGIEIQWNSTIESAEYNGIQWTLRVRGPAGPYTVLASFVVDSSGSDILQQRPTASSTDNPVFSAVFCHMKDPNRPAGFEEGATWILSNDSTTWGWMIPFSDGTCSVGFVGPDAEVRGIAETDTERFYTHLHAYSASSQRFSNCEEVRIKPTSVTNFRREFVKPSGPGYCLVGNSLGFLDPIFSSGLAIATESGLRAAKVIHHTRENPDFSWSQNYDKPLSRGLRVMSDCVSAWYDGVLRDLIYSNTTNRYSAHFEKRITGLLAGGVWDETNSLTEDTAWNLRFLQQRIQKKEVSQRPEE
- a CDS encoding vWA domain-containing protein; translated protein: MMKATKTLMFPLLLTVAACGYSDEALYGDTYEGAPVERANDHEDHGVNPWIETSEEATSSFSMDVNTASYTMARRAILEDGLPVAESVRTEEFLNYFRFEYPQPTDSTFAINMEVAPSYFGSTAEEQKHLLRIGVRGKSIPLDEMRPANIVLLIDVSGSMASADRLGLVKESINGLLEHLRPTDTIAIQTYASGSTTVLEPTAVAERGTIQAAVDNLHAGGGTNGEGGIVAAYDLADKGYLEEGINRVMIFTDGDFNIGKTGDDLVELVKSYRDRQIFLSTVGFGNGGYGDRTMEQLARYAQGTYFYIDSSPEAQRIFGTELPSTLEVIAQDARIQVEFSEDAVLRYRLIGYEKRVMSNEDFDKEETDAAEIGPDHTVTALYEMVLNPEADTSSLLSTVRIRHREGFDEATILTETFIKRSQILASFDEASKATRFAASVVHFAEILRSVSRDLRFDEIVEIADAARYTDNDDQEEFVDLVRKVKSRYND
- a CDS encoding TlpA family protein disulfide reductase, with product MGSKSIQKGPLLAVGCIALVVGGILAAALGIVGLIGFGLSEMELEEVAECANLEDITACERCCFGAGYADGMPGLLPGEADCRCIVDEPGERPVYPTDHLIQPGEPIPSFELADLSGTVRSSDELQGKPALLMLWAPCCGPCADQHRIMRELSAMDTGVNIAAIALDYDSTKELQDYAASRGLRYMILQGNEEVSEAFRINSYPTIVLVGADGRVQKNWAGSALLEELLKEIEGG
- a CDS encoding DUF4476 domain-containing protein, which gives rise to MSKLKMVLGGLALFGLAACAGMQMPAGGVWGPGYQDEGGSSSAGSGVAVPGPNAQAMSYGEFEQLKVYVEEATMSNQKIDVIVNASQSAYFSAAQVGELVVMLDMKNDRVRVVEAVAERILDLNNPNPIVTKLTFADEKSDVQNIMSEALAARQAEEARLAEEARVAEQRRAEEEAQRAEEARIAEQERQQQAAQQPDNSGSSSTSSSSSSSSSSSSSSAYCCLGDKYNECDSGAAAGACMGFGKCIFDCMVAGGSSCDSKCADEYPLIQQCRAVAANDHMCRN
- a CDS encoding sigma-54 interaction domain-containing protein; translation: MSDEKENEFQRSAAEGSGRYLVRNLQTLELPALKPRQGAPNFVFKDPLSYKVRELAESVAPTNSTVLLTGESGVGKEIFARFIHYASKRSHKPFEAVNCAALAPSLLESELFGHEKGAFSGAVAQHIGVFERANSGTLLLDEVSEMPVELQAKLLRVIQEREVSRVGGTETIPVDIRIIATTNRDLEQCVRDGEFRQDLYYRLNVFPLKIPALRERPKDIASLAKYYVGHLCESLDVQGKSLSEAALKRLEGYDYPGNIRELINVLERAVILSRDARVLDPEHIHFGAVSAQPDESDFGLDEDTEADDFELRFKAGDDQLTDIRRKVILATLERYGGNQTLTAQKLGVSVRTIHNKLKNYDP